The following proteins come from a genomic window of Paenibacillus swuensis:
- a CDS encoding MoeB/ThiF family adenylyltransferase — protein sequence MERMEREQGKEQGMEQGKEHGVRQDVELFGEQGVVKGAEQVVVKRGADQGLEQGVEQDVGQGVERDRYSRQERFAGIGAEGQRRLGEAHALIVGAGALGTGNAEALVRAGVGTVTIVDRDYVEWSNLQRQQLYAEADARERLPKAMAAAARLRAVNSAVDIRPVVADVTTAEIAALVVGVDVIVDATDNFDTRLLVNDISQQRGIPWIYGACVGSYGLTFTVIPGETPCLHCLLETVPLGGATCDTAGIISPAVTMVVAHQAAEALKLLSGARDAVRHKLVSFDLWTNQYTAIDVRKMRRSACPSCGDHPTYPHLSASEHTRTAVLCGRDTVQIRPPHPSRRSLDEVAAALSRLGDGAVERNPYLVSFTVGEHRLAIFEDGRVLVHGTKDIAAAKTLYHRYLG from the coding sequence ATGGAACGGATGGAGAGGGAGCAAGGTAAGGAGCAGGGCATGGAGCAAGGTAAGGAGCATGGCGTGAGGCAGGACGTGGAGCTGTTTGGGGAGCAAGGAGTTGTGAAAGGCGCGGAGCAGGTAGTTGTGAAGCGAGGTGCAGATCAGGGCTTGGAGCAAGGCGTAGAGCAGGACGTGGGGCAAGGTGTGGAAAGGGATAGGTATTCCCGGCAAGAGCGGTTTGCCGGGATCGGGGCGGAGGGGCAGCGCCGACTTGGGGAGGCGCATGCCCTCATTGTAGGTGCCGGGGCGCTCGGCACCGGCAACGCGGAAGCGCTGGTGCGCGCGGGCGTCGGCACGGTCACGATCGTGGACCGGGACTACGTCGAGTGGAGCAACCTGCAGCGTCAGCAGCTTTACGCCGAGGCGGACGCGCGGGAGCGTCTGCCGAAGGCCATGGCAGCCGCCGCTCGGCTGCGCGCCGTGAACAGCGCCGTCGACATCCGCCCGGTGGTGGCGGATGTGACGACGGCGGAGATCGCGGCGCTCGTCGTAGGCGTCGACGTCATTGTCGATGCCACGGATAACTTCGACACGCGGCTGCTCGTGAACGATATTTCGCAGCAGCGGGGCATCCCATGGATCTACGGCGCTTGCGTCGGCAGCTACGGCCTGACGTTCACGGTGATCCCGGGGGAAACTCCTTGTTTGCATTGCCTGCTGGAGACGGTGCCCCTGGGCGGCGCGACTTGCGATACGGCGGGGATCATTTCCCCGGCCGTCACCATGGTCGTCGCCCATCAGGCCGCCGAAGCGCTGAAGCTGCTCTCCGGCGCCCGCGACGCCGTTCGTCACAAGCTCGTCTCGTTCGACTTGTGGACGAACCAGTACACCGCCATTGATGTGCGGAAGATGCGCCGGTCCGCCTGCCCTTCGTGCGGCGATCACCCGACGTATCCGCACCTCTCGGCGTCGGAGCACACGCGCACGGCCGTCCTGTGCGGCCGCGACACCGTGCAGATCCGCCCGCCGCACCCATCCCGACGCAGTCTGGATGAGGTGGCCGCCGCGCTCTCCCGCCTTGGAGACGGCGCCGTCGAGCGAAACCCTTACCTCGTCTCGTTCACCGTGGGCGAACACCGCCTGGCCATCTTTGAGGATGGCCGTGTCCTGGTCCACGGCACCAAAGACATCGCGGCCGCGAAGACGCTGTACCACCGCTACCTTGGGTAG
- a CDS encoding M3 family oligoendopeptidase, with the protein MRFEEYEYKRVDFPAMEARFKALLEEFRAASSFDIQNDIMAQINTLRNELETMNQIAVVRHSVDTRDEFYKAEQEFVDETEPQYQGLVTDYYRALVESKYRTELEAKWGKQLFRIAEMSLNTYSPEIVDDLVKENKLASEYSKLMASLKVEFQGEERNLSQLIPFTESTDRETRRHASELRYSLIEGVEEQLDDLYDQLVKIRTQIARKLGFETFTELAYMRLNRSDYKADDVAAFRNQVLEYIVPVAQKLKDRQQARIGVDQLKYYDESYKAPTGNAKPKGDPEWIVDRGSRMYAEMSPETDDFFTYMRENALLDLVAKQGKQGGGYCTYFSSYKSPYIFSNFNGTSGDIDVLTHEVGHAFQVYSSRDYEVPEYAFPTYEACEIHSMSMEFLAWPWMKLFFEEDTDKYKFIHLSGALEFIPYGVAVDEFQHEVYARPEMTPAERKQTWRDIERKYLPHRTYEDNAYLERGGFWQKQPHIYRSPFYYIDYTLAQLCAFQFWKRSVETPEQAWEDYLRLCKEGGSKPFTELVRVAGLISPFEDGCVASVIDTIEQWLDSVDDSKL; encoded by the coding sequence TTGAGATTTGAGGAATACGAGTACAAGCGTGTGGATTTCCCGGCTATGGAAGCCCGATTTAAAGCATTGTTGGAGGAGTTCCGCGCCGCGTCTTCTTTTGACATCCAAAATGACATCATGGCCCAAATCAATACGCTCCGCAACGAATTGGAAACGATGAACCAGATCGCAGTCGTGCGCCATTCGGTGGATACGCGGGATGAATTTTATAAGGCGGAGCAGGAGTTTGTGGACGAAACCGAGCCGCAGTACCAAGGACTGGTTACCGACTATTACCGAGCGCTTGTGGAATCCAAATATCGTACGGAGCTTGAGGCGAAATGGGGTAAGCAGCTGTTCCGCATTGCCGAAATGTCCCTGAATACATACAGCCCGGAGATCGTCGACGATCTTGTGAAAGAAAATAAGCTAGCCAGTGAATATTCTAAATTAATGGCGTCGCTGAAAGTGGAATTCCAAGGTGAAGAACGCAACTTGTCACAATTAATTCCCTTCACGGAATCGACGGATCGAGAGACGCGCCGCCATGCTTCCGAGCTGCGGTACAGCCTGATCGAAGGTGTCGAAGAGCAGTTGGACGATCTATACGATCAGTTGGTGAAGATACGTACACAGATTGCCCGCAAGCTGGGTTTTGAAACGTTCACGGAACTGGCCTATATGCGCTTAAACCGCTCGGATTACAAGGCTGACGACGTTGCCGCCTTCCGCAATCAAGTGTTGGAATACATCGTTCCCGTCGCCCAAAAACTGAAAGACCGCCAACAAGCAAGAATCGGCGTAGATCAACTGAAATACTACGATGAAAGCTATAAAGCGCCTACCGGTAACGCGAAGCCTAAGGGAGATCCGGAATGGATCGTCGATCGGGGCAGCCGGATGTATGCGGAAATGTCTCCGGAGACGGATGATTTCTTTACGTATATGCGTGAGAATGCTTTGCTGGATCTGGTAGCCAAGCAAGGCAAACAAGGCGGCGGTTACTGTACCTATTTCAGCAGTTATAAATCTCCTTATATCTTCTCCAACTTCAATGGAACTTCCGGCGATATTGACGTGTTAACCCATGAAGTGGGCCATGCTTTCCAGGTGTATAGCAGCAGAGATTATGAGGTGCCGGAGTATGCGTTCCCAACATATGAAGCCTGTGAAATTCACTCCATGAGCATGGAATTTCTCGCGTGGCCGTGGATGAAGCTGTTCTTCGAGGAGGATACGGATAAATATAAGTTCATTCATCTTAGCGGCGCGCTGGAATTCATTCCGTACGGCGTGGCTGTTGACGAGTTCCAGCACGAAGTGTATGCCCGTCCGGAAATGACACCCGCGGAACGCAAGCAAACCTGGCGCGATATTGAACGCAAATACCTGCCGCATCGCACATATGAAGACAATGCTTATCTGGAGCGCGGCGGATTCTGGCAAAAGCAACCTCACATCTACCGCAGTCCCTTCTACTACATCGATTACACGCTGGCGCAATTGTGCGCGTTCCAGTTCTGGAAACGCTCTGTCGAAACGCCGGAACAAGCCTGGGAAGACTACCTTCGTTTGTGCAAAGAAGGCGGCAGCAAGCCGTTCACGGAGCTGGTCCGAGTCGCCGGGTTGATCTCGCCGTTTGAGGACGGCTGCGTGGCATCGGTCATCGATACGATTGAGCAATGGCTGGACAGCGTGGACGACAGTAAGCTATAG